Proteins found in one Sinorhizobium fredii USDA 257 genomic segment:
- a CDS encoding PDZ domain-containing protein codes for MQEISRLLVIAVIFGAIGPPAEAVGSEPGLSAPVNPGSSGGALVNSSGEIIGITRGIPAPSEASTGIAFAIPLDIAVQIVRELIAYGEYKRGRLDLSVTTAMDAEGGGTAEALRLVVNELACDSAAERQALRLGDFIVALDGRTLRTEAAFRNAISLLPAGARITLDIRRGEKSQMLNLTSSDPGEDDRLSVDEGILESVTIGFPSPTVSAACAPTGPVLVDVATGSLAHLIGLRTGDYLTAINGGAATSACQIRDVLEVAEGVSVDILRAGILKSNKSKNRLRVGRPARFVPVARHGSTGFRCFGHQRVR; via the coding sequence ATGCAAGAGATCTCAAGGCTGCTGGTGATTGCCGTTATATTCGGTGCCATTGGCCCTCCCGCTGAAGCGGTCGGAAGTGAACCGGGCCTGAGTGCGCCCGTTAATCCCGGGAGCTCGGGCGGCGCGCTCGTCAACTCCTCCGGTGAGATCATAGGCATCACGCGCGGAATTCCCGCGCCCAGCGAAGCAAGCACCGGCATAGCCTTCGCGATCCCCTTGGACATAGCAGTGCAAATCGTGCGCGAGCTGATCGCTTACGGAGAATACAAGCGTGGTCGGCTCGACCTTTCCGTGACGACCGCGATGGACGCCGAGGGCGGAGGGACCGCTGAGGCGCTAAGGCTTGTCGTGAACGAGCTCGCTTGCGACTCGGCCGCGGAACGGCAAGCCCTGCGGCTTGGCGACTTCATCGTGGCGCTCGATGGCCGTACGCTCCGGACGGAGGCCGCCTTCAGGAACGCAATCAGCTTGCTTCCGGCCGGCGCCCGCATCACGCTCGATATCCGCCGTGGAGAAAAGTCGCAGATGCTCAATTTGACGTCTTCCGATCCAGGCGAAGACGATCGACTTAGCGTAGACGAGGGCATCCTCGAGTCAGTTACCATTGGCTTCCCATCACCGACGGTCTCAGCGGCTTGCGCGCCGACAGGGCCGGTCTTGGTCGACGTTGCGACTGGCAGTCTCGCCCACTTAATCGGCCTGAGGACGGGCGATTATCTGACGGCGATCAACGGCGGGGCCGCCACATCTGCCTGTCAAATCCGAGACGTGCTGGAAGTTGCCGAGGGGGTATCCGTCGATATCCTGCGCGCAGGAATTTTGAAGTCGAATAAAAGCAAGAACCGCTTGCGTGTCGGGCGACCTGCCCGTTTCGTGCCCGTCGCACGTCATGGGTCAACGGGCTTCCGCTGCTTCGGTCATCAGCGAGTGAGATGA
- a CDS encoding bifunctional aminoglycoside phosphotransferase/ATP-binding protein: protein MLAEDQSEVITFLQDLRGATAVERIETHISYVFLIGDRAFKMKRAVAVDGRLTAELITRAARMIARFHRGAPTIHQGSGSANIAGVLRINAAGFATSRVFGAHELEDFNRAFEKRLTADASLLDAREVAGKVRRCHGDLHLRNICMINHEPRLFDCIEFNDQIATVDTLYDLAFLLMDLWHRGFPEFANLVANRYLDATDDDEGFVLLPYFMAIRAAVRAHVIATQVEESSAAATDKLAAEARSYFDLARSLIVMKPARLIVIGGLSGSGKTTVAEMLAPRSGSPPGARIVESDGIRKAMHGVQAEERLGPAAYRPEVSEKVYGEMARRTLAILRAGGSVVADAVFDREANRARIEAVAREAGVPCTAVWLDAKASLLRRRVASRTVSPSDADLEVLARQLVADTDGITWQRIDADRDAHEIARVILELQSDLKRQEARLLGLWFGWAGGRRRRVRP from the coding sequence ATGCTTGCCGAAGATCAATCGGAGGTCATCACGTTTCTGCAGGACCTTCGCGGTGCTACTGCGGTCGAGAGGATCGAGACGCACATCTCCTATGTTTTCCTGATCGGTGACCGTGCATTTAAGATGAAGCGCGCGGTGGCCGTTGACGGTCGTCTTACCGCCGAGCTCATAACCCGAGCAGCCCGCATGATCGCCCGTTTTCATCGCGGTGCTCCGACCATTCACCAGGGCTCCGGTTCTGCGAACATTGCCGGCGTACTTCGCATCAACGCTGCCGGCTTTGCAACCAGCCGGGTCTTCGGAGCCCACGAGCTTGAGGATTTCAACCGTGCGTTCGAGAAGAGGCTCACGGCTGACGCATCGCTGCTCGATGCTCGCGAGGTCGCCGGCAAGGTCAGGAGGTGCCATGGCGATCTGCATCTGCGCAACATTTGCATGATCAACCACGAGCCCCGGCTCTTCGACTGCATCGAGTTCAACGATCAGATCGCCACCGTCGATACGCTTTACGACCTTGCCTTTCTTCTCATGGACCTGTGGCACCGTGGCTTCCCCGAGTTCGCAAATCTGGTGGCCAACCGATATCTTGATGCAACGGATGACGATGAGGGCTTCGTGCTGTTGCCCTATTTTATGGCCATACGCGCGGCGGTGAGGGCCCACGTCATCGCCACGCAGGTCGAGGAAAGCAGCGCCGCGGCCACGGACAAACTTGCCGCCGAGGCGCGCTCCTATTTCGACCTCGCTCGTTCTCTGATCGTGATGAAGCCGGCGCGTTTGATCGTGATCGGCGGCCTCAGCGGTTCAGGCAAAACGACGGTGGCAGAGATGTTGGCCCCACGTTCTGGGTCGCCACCTGGAGCGCGGATCGTCGAAAGCGACGGCATTCGCAAGGCAATGCACGGCGTTCAAGCCGAGGAAAGGCTTGGGCCAGCCGCCTATCGCCCGGAAGTCTCAGAGAAAGTTTATGGCGAGATGGCGCGCCGCACCCTCGCGATTCTGCGCGCCGGCGGCTCAGTCGTCGCCGATGCGGTGTTCGACAGAGAGGCCAACCGGGCGCGCATAGAGGCCGTCGCGCGTGAAGCCGGCGTGCCATGCACGGCGGTCTGGCTCGACGCGAAAGCGTCACTACTGCGCCGGCGCGTGGCCTCAAGGACTGTCAGTCCCTCCGATGCCGACTTGGAGGTACTCGCGCGACAGCTTGTCGCCGACACGGACGGCATCACATGGCAACGGATCGATGCTGATCGAGATGCGCATGAGATTGCCCGCGTGATACTCGAGCTGCAGAGTGATTTAAAGAGACAGGAGGCCAGGCTCCTTGGGTTGTGGTTCGGATGGGCGGGGGGGCGCCGTCGCCGCGTTCGGCCCTAA
- a CDS encoding site-2 protease family protein yields the protein MEWSVKLGTVAGTEIRVHMTFVLLLIWVWLMHYQIGGAPAAWEGVAFIVSVFACVVLHEFGHIAAARRYGIKTPDITLLPIGGVARLERNPSKPSQELVIAIAGPLVNVVIAALLIMVIGGAVGLDELAKPQDPRVDFFARLAGVNIFIVLFNMIPAFPMDGGRVLRAVLAWRWSRVRATRVAAAIGQAAAFAMGLAGLFYNPLLILIAIFVYLAAEAEAQSSELQAISGGVTVGDVMVTEFTVLDTAARVDEAVEMLLATSQNEFPVVDRDGQFEGLLTRDGIIGAMKENGPETPVRTVMRKDIPTIDEGTPVDESLRIMQSGNAPAAAVINRDRRLVGMMNYETIGEMLMLRAAVEDFRFASLRQYRSRQR from the coding sequence ATGGAATGGTCAGTGAAGCTTGGGACTGTCGCGGGAACCGAAATCCGTGTGCATATGACGTTCGTGCTCCTGCTCATCTGGGTCTGGCTGATGCACTACCAGATCGGTGGGGCGCCCGCAGCCTGGGAAGGCGTCGCATTCATCGTCAGCGTCTTCGCATGCGTGGTCCTGCACGAATTCGGGCACATCGCCGCTGCGCGCCGATACGGCATCAAGACGCCTGACATAACTCTCTTGCCGATCGGCGGCGTGGCGCGACTGGAGCGCAATCCGAGCAAGCCATCCCAGGAACTGGTGATTGCGATCGCAGGTCCCCTGGTCAATGTCGTGATCGCCGCCTTGCTCATCATGGTCATTGGAGGCGCCGTCGGCCTCGATGAACTTGCCAAGCCACAGGACCCCCGCGTCGACTTCTTTGCGAGGCTTGCCGGCGTCAATATCTTCATCGTTCTGTTCAACATGATCCCGGCCTTTCCAATGGATGGTGGCCGCGTCTTGCGCGCTGTTCTGGCCTGGCGCTGGTCCAGGGTGCGCGCCACGAGAGTTGCCGCCGCGATCGGGCAGGCAGCCGCCTTCGCGATGGGCCTTGCTGGGCTGTTCTACAATCCGCTGCTCATCCTCATTGCGATCTTCGTCTATCTCGCGGCGGAAGCGGAAGCGCAGAGCAGCGAGTTACAGGCGATTTCCGGCGGCGTCACTGTGGGCGACGTGATGGTGACGGAATTTACGGTGCTTGATACAGCAGCGCGCGTCGACGAGGCGGTCGAGATGCTGCTTGCGACCAGCCAGAATGAATTTCCGGTGGTCGACCGGGATGGGCAGTTCGAGGGGCTGCTGACACGTGACGGAATCATCGGTGCCATGAAGGAAAACGGTCCGGAAACACCCGTGCGGACCGTCATGCGCAAGGACATCCCGACAATTGACGAAGGGACCCCGGTCGATGAGAGCTTGCGCATTATGCAGAGCGGAAATGCGCCTGCCGCGGCAGTCATCAACCGTGACCGACGCCTCGTGGGCATGATGAACTACGAGACGATCGGGGAGATGCTGATGCTCCGCGCGGCCGTCGAAGACTTTCGTTTCGCCAGCCTGCGCCAATACCGGTCGAGGCAACGTTGA
- a CDS encoding baeRF12 domain-containing protein, with product MVATRIPHGSWFLICDGAKALILRNQGDAELLNLVPVDVLSEHQPPTRDLGTDRQGRYQAQGGARSAMQETDWHDQAEKAFLAQIAGQLGDSMRDNGVTKLVLVAPPRVLGILRKRLDPSTRAAVSAEVARDLVKFPIPEIEHYLSA from the coding sequence ATGGTGGCGACGAGAATTCCCCATGGCAGTTGGTTCCTGATTTGCGATGGGGCCAAGGCCCTCATCCTGCGCAACCAGGGCGATGCAGAACTGCTCAATCTTGTTCCGGTCGACGTCCTGTCCGAGCATCAACCGCCGACGCGGGATCTCGGAACGGATCGTCAGGGTCGCTATCAGGCGCAAGGCGGTGCGCGAAGCGCGATGCAGGAAACGGACTGGCACGATCAGGCCGAGAAAGCATTTCTTGCGCAGATCGCCGGGCAACTGGGCGATTCGATGCGCGACAATGGCGTTACCAAACTTGTTCTCGTTGCGCCGCCGCGCGTGCTCGGCATCCTGCGCAAGCGCTTGGACCCATCGACACGTGCCGCGGTAAGCGCCGAAGTGGCAAGGGATCTGGTAAAGTTCCCGATTCCGGAAATCGAGCACTATCTCTCGGCATGA
- a CDS encoding glucokinase: MSKSTHDAVVADIGETHMRFAVANSDKLSIDHYVQFVNYAFASVAQALTAYLKSIPSSPPALAIAITNGAPTLSAELERTLIATRIKSDVTPRVTIVDPLDALSLALPDLGPHDIERIGGENADVGAPKAVISVGNALGVATASQANGAWAAFHGHAGNISFAPQTQEELDILKRIRGNTDYVSVEHLLSAPGLSHLYELLLEISGQIARSIPATEIVDAAGEGDTIAADALNHFTTWLGRFASDVALIYDARGGIYLWGAHPAENGKCAQARSLPRRLRRQRKTLTLAGGDTGFPHSQRRRHITGRSDGALPAERLRCATYRFTIRELVRASTLQRRFFHTTSGTSCAAGTLWPKLSTRLPAGERTALAQEVAEERRNHQRDDAGFAGLRHSGVHGHLHRYRDR, from the coding sequence GTGAGCAAATCTACACACGACGCGGTCGTCGCAGATATAGGTGAGACGCATATGCGCTTTGCTGTCGCCAATAGCGACAAGCTGTCGATTGACCATTATGTGCAGTTCGTCAACTATGCGTTTGCCTCCGTGGCCCAAGCTCTGACTGCGTACCTCAAGTCCATTCCCAGCTCTCCCCCGGCGCTTGCCATCGCAATTACCAACGGCGCACCGACCCTTAGCGCCGAGCTCGAGCGCACACTGATTGCCACACGCATCAAAAGCGATGTCACACCGCGCGTCACAATCGTCGACCCGCTCGATGCGCTTTCACTCGCGCTACCCGATTTGGGTCCGCACGACATCGAACGCATCGGCGGAGAAAATGCCGATGTCGGCGCACCGAAGGCCGTCATCAGTGTCGGCAACGCGCTCGGGGTTGCGACTGCGAGCCAAGCCAATGGCGCCTGGGCGGCATTCCACGGTCATGCAGGAAACATATCCTTTGCGCCTCAGACGCAAGAGGAGCTCGATATTCTCAAGCGAATCCGGGGCAATACGGATTATGTTTCGGTCGAACATCTGCTGTCGGCCCCGGGGCTCAGCCATCTCTATGAACTACTGCTCGAAATTTCCGGCCAGATTGCGCGTTCCATTCCGGCGACAGAAATCGTCGATGCCGCCGGTGAGGGCGACACCATTGCCGCGGACGCGCTGAACCACTTCACAACCTGGCTTGGCAGGTTTGCAAGCGACGTCGCGCTGATCTACGACGCCCGCGGCGGCATCTATCTCTGGGGGGCCCATCCTGCGGAGAATGGAAAGTGTGCTCAGGCACGATCACTTCCGCGCCGCCTTCGTCGCCAAAGGAAAACGCTTACCCTGGCTGGAGGGGATACCGGCTTTCCTCATTCGCAGCGAAGACGCCATATTACGGGGCGCAGCGATGGCGCTCTCCCGGCAGAGAGGCTGAGATGCGCGACGTATCGCTTTACAATTCGAGAGCTAGTCCGCGCAAGCACGCTTCAGCGCCGCTTTTTTCACACTACAAGTGGCACTTCATGCGCAGCCGGCACGCTATGGCCGAAACTCAGTACTCGTCTGCCTGCCGGTGAGCGCACTGCTCTTGCTCAGGAGGTCGCTGAGGAGCGACGCAATCATCAGCGCGATGACGCGGGATTTGCTGGGCTTCGTCATTCTGGGGTCCACGGACACCTTCATCGTTACCGAGACCGATGA